One Drosophila virilis strain 15010-1051.87 chromosome 5, Dvir_AGI_RSII-ME, whole genome shotgun sequence DNA window includes the following coding sequences:
- the LOC6636467 gene encoding G patch domain and ankyrin repeat-containing protein 1 homolog, protein MDSSGQELHPNWRALTTLHVPLKRFVRAGAAEQERGKTKAAKQTIVGGSGAEVQQFYREILDTPTTAKATSKPTNSDTSRQAKEQPQTLPYDRNRFFRLATSNNVEQLAQMCIAEEQQLNACDSYGWTALMMAACEGAADAVAWLLQLGADADIADKSGNTALRLASRKGHTGIVQLLQRESSFNAAAAQLEEGPSDTAVAPFYCEVCQRDYSESNWRAHQTSTVHRFNMKSLPAHRLQKFNIPARNRGLQLMVKQGWDREHGLGPSQSGRLYPVKTVLRKQRTGLGIEQSPARVTHFRAFDTNATKHRNRNPLPPPQQRRTRNDMRREKVREWKRERRLRNELS, encoded by the coding sequence ATGGATTCCTCGGGCCAGGAGCTGCATCCCAATTGGCGAGCTCTGACAACATTGCACGTGCCACTGAAACGCTTTGTGCGCGCAGGGGCTGCTGAGCAAGAGCGCGGCAAGACAAAGGCGGCGAAACAAACAATCGTtggcggcagcggcgctgAAGTGCAGCAGTTCTACAGGGAAATCCTGGATACGccgacaacagcaaaagccACCAGCAAACCCACAAATAGTGACACGTCCAGACAAGCCAAAGAACAGCCACAAACGCTGCCCTACGACAGAAACAGATTCTTTCGCCTGGCCACAAGCAACAATGTGGAGCAGCTGGCCCAGATGTGCATTGCCgaggagcagcagctaaaTGCCTGCGATTCGTATGGCTGGACGGCGCTGATGATGGCTGCCTGCGAGGGCGCGGCGGATGCAGTAGcttggctgctgcagctgggcgCTGATGCGGACATCGCAGACAAAAGCGGCAACACGGCCCTGCGGCTGGCCAGCAGGAAAGGCCACACGGGaattgtgcagctgctgcagcgggaAAGCAGCttcaatgcagcagcagcccagcTGGAAGAGGGGCCCAGCGACACAGCTGTTGCACCCTTCTATTGTGAGGTATGCCAAAGGGATTACAGCGAGTCCAATTGGCGCGCCCATCAGACCTCCACGGTGCATCGGTTCAACATGAAATCGCTGCCCGCCCACAGATTACAAAAGTTCAACATCCCGGCACGAAATCGTGGCCTACAGCTGATGGTTAAACAGGGCTGGGATCGTGAACACGGCCTGGGACCGAGCCAAAGCGGACGCCTCTATCCGGTGAAGACCGTGTTGCGCAAACAGCGCACCGGCCTGGGCATTGAGCAGTCCCCGGCGCGTGTCACACATTTCAGAGCCTTCGACACAAATGCCACCAAGCATCGCAATCGGAATCCCTTGCCGCCGCCGCAACAGCGACGCACACGCAACGACATGCGGCGGGAGAAGGTGCGGGAATGGAAGCGGGAGCGCCGACTGCGCAATGAATTGAGTTGA